Part of the Nicotiana sylvestris chromosome 5, ASM39365v2, whole genome shotgun sequence genome is shown below.
actcgGAAGAAAGTTGAGAATAAAACTTCCTTTCGTATTTGTCATCACAAagtcttatgatccccgtttTATGGGAACTACCATGAGCAacggacaactttccattaccatcaaccttgtcactctcaattaaacttcttttcctcttgaaaaatgaagtagaaattcctctataacatcttttttatctatttaggaaatgttaaattcctacctacaccatcactgtttgaaacacatgccattgccttctcatcatcattgtcgctaatgagaacaacaattgatcaaagacacaccctgtcaggtactgtatccaagttattctctgtatccaagttcatcccgagtaatagtaccacaaggataatcaccaaagccaccatacagctttatgatgccaatgaagcaagatgggctattcaatgagactcgtattgtaaagaagaaagagactgatccagaaaggtgggtcgagggtcgagcctcgactatacatgtaagttttttactttttattaagtattttgatttacttttatataaatttgaaATACTAATTTAATATAAGTTTTcgtataggttcgcttcacagctgatgtgggggaattcatacgcagtcagccacctaatgagtcgggcaaggcaatccaactttcggacgaggatgttgaaagaacactccttgagtactttatatactttgaactacacaatagaaccagttttcgaatggacttgtaataagcgttaacttagttttgttagcttaatgtgttagttctattgaactttatactttattgctttttattgttgttgttgttgtttattgttgttgttgttgttgttgttggcataaaatgcctgtttaggatttttggtaagctggcaggtggtgtagctgccaaaacaggcagtttctgccaaaaatataccaagaaaagtgaccaacattggtcgctagtTGGTCGTTTTTcccttaaaaaaataattttctgggcaatagcgaccaaccttggtcgctatttaacccagatttctcaaaagcgaccaactttggtcgctattccatttttaaaaaaataatttctggaaatatagcgaccaaagttggtcgcttataattaaaaaaatatattttttgaagttagcgaccaactatggtcgcttattttaaaaaaaataaaaaaattaataaaaaagcgaccaatcttggtctctatttttcagattttaaaatataatatttggattagagaccaaagttggtcgcttttttatgattaataataaataaaaaaacgtattttacatttagagaccaactttggtccctagaataaagggaccagcaatattgcgaccaggcatgtttggtcgcttttaggcctataagcgaccaattttggtcgctttttgtggtcgcttttttccggaGTTCTAATAGTGATTTAATAGTGAAAGAAACAGTGACATGGGGCAGCGGTGTTGGGTCAAATGGTCACCAATTGATTTTGATAACAGATGTATGTCTCACTTGACTTTGACTTGCATAAATATCTTTGATTAGATCTTCATGGTGGCTAGAACTTAACAGGCAAAATTGGACAGTTGGAGCAATGTCATTTGAATTTCACTAGTATTTGTTAGAAAAGAGAGGAAGAGTAATTGATCGATTCGAGAGAGCCATAATCTTTTTTAGGATTCATTGACTTGTGAAGAATACAACAATAATCTGTATATTGACTCATTGAATCTTGCATGTATTTTCTGTTCATTTGTTCCTTGTGTAATACTTACTAGTTAGCTTCTCGAAGTAATTTGACACTCTCACTGTGTACTTTATGTCCTTGCTAATAGTGCAGCTTCTTTTTGCCTTTGCCGATCCTAGAATATTGGTGTCTGTTTAGCTTTGTCTACTTTAAGTAAAGTTTATTCGAGAGCAGAGGGGGGATGTGATGTGATATTCTTACTCTTACATGATGAAGAGTTGGCCAATTTAGTGCAAACTAGGAGTGATGATGCTCAACCTGCAGTTCCAAGATTTCGTTCAAAGTTTGTAGTCATGAAAATGATAGATTCAGTGCCATGGGAACAGTCTCACATGTTTATTTTTTAGATTCAGTCGATTTTGATGTACTTTAAGATAGGAACAGTCTCGCGTGTTTATTTTTTGGCACAAAACAATTTGCCATGGTCCATCATGTTGTAATTCACAGTCTAATGATAGACATGTCGTTGGGAATCAACAATTATGAGACTAGGAAAGTATTTTGCAAAGCTTGCAAGCGCTGTGAGTTGAGAGAACAATTCATAAACAAATAAGAGTGAGCAAGCTGTAGGTATCTCCATCTAGTATATATATAAAACGAATATCTCGTCGTTCTAACGATACAAGACACCCTGCAAATGATAAAGAGAATACATTTTCTTGATTGTATGAAAATTGAGAAGAACCCCATATTACTTGAATAATAATGTCTTCTTAAATATAATGACTACAAATTTAATTTAGATACTTAGCAGTTAGcacaatttaaaagaaaaaaacactTCTAATATATATTTCTACTCGTATAAACCTTGAGTAGATATATGTTACATAGTCTATGTAATTGGAATACCATTTTTCTCCTGTGGGAGAGCAAAAACAAAGTGCCAAATACTACTTGAGATAAAGAAAATTATGTCGGGAGCTAGGAGAGATTGAAAAGATTTAAATAAGAGTGTGCCTAGTATCTATCGCTCTCTCTTATAAGAAGGAAGGGGCGCGACCCCACTCCGTAAAAATAACTATTTCAACTTATCCTTATGTTATCTTTTTCCTTCTCCTCTCTACCGTAAATATTGAATTTCTTTTTTTTAGAGTGGCACATAGAATGTAAAGAAAAGATCTTTCCAAACACAACTTGAAAGTTGAAAGTATCATTTTCTTTTAAACTAATTGAACTCATGAACACCATAAGAACATCATAACCTCTAGATAAACAAGAGATGAGATACCACTAACTACCCCCTTCATTTCACTCAGAGTACTACTTTCATATAACTATATAATTTCAAAAGTTTATTTATACTTATTAAACTGCACCCATTGACGCAAAAGAGTTTAGCTCACACTCATTTAAAATTCTGGATTCGCCCTTGCCTCACGAACTAAAAACTATAAGGCAACAGGCTAATACGAAAATGTAAAATACAATTTACAGATTATACAGATCAAGAACAACAAAGAGAGCACCGAACCAGTCCGTTCTCATTACAAACATGACACCTTCTAACTTGTCCTTCATCTTCATCAAAAAATTTCCTGCTGCCATCACAATTTGAGCAAGGCAAAAACCTTACATCCCCACAACCTTCACAAATATATCCAATTGGCCTTAAAGGAATACCTCTTAATAATTTTGGCAATTCACCAATTTCATTCAATTGTTTGATAACTTCAGCTCCTCCAATATATTTCCCTTTTATAAAAACTTGTGGCAATGTCACATTATTCTTTTCGCCCATAACAGTTTGTAATTCCTTCCTATACGCGATATGCATAGAAACATCTCTTTCATCAGCTTTAACACGATAGCTTCCTATGATCATTTTCACCGTATAACAATCCTCAAATGTTCTTCGTACTCCTCGTATACTCGTGAAATAAATTACCACACGATCTTCTGTCCCAGGCAATGTACAAGAATTGTAATTAAATGACTTTGAATGCTTGGTTTGAGGTTTTGGAATTGAGGGTCGATGAGTTTCCTTACGAGAATCGAAAATTGAACATAATTTTTTCACTTTTCCTTTAAAAGATGTTCCCACCATTGAGCCTAAAGGTGAGCAATGTAGCTTTTTAATGGAGCCATTACGTTCAATGGAAGGAGGAGAAGGGTAAAGATATAAGGTCTTTTCAGGGAATTCAATTGGATTTCTGGGGCTGTGTATAGTCTTTGATCTATTGAATTTTGATGATGTTTTTGCCTTGTTGATTTCTTGGTATTCAAAATCATTGTTCGTTTGATTAtgattatgatgatgatgatccatTACAAAATTTGAGAATTCTTTGTGTTTTTTTCACGTAACAAATTCAGGGGTTACCTTTTAACAATCTACCAATGATCCAAAGATCAATGTAAGTTAAGGATACTTGATAGAAAGGAGTGGGGAATAAAAGCAATAAATCCTGGAAATGATATAAATATATGATAGAAATTGTTGATAGGAAAATTAAAAATTGTGAAGatcaaaataaaattttgaatGATGAATATAGAGAGAGTGGGAGAAAAGGGGTAATGGAGTTttggataaaaatggtgaagatgAGGGACGGTGAAGGAGGGGTGGCGTAGGGTGGTGGGATAGCTTTATGACGAAGTTATATCTATACTAAAATGTTTGTTAGAAAAATGGTGCAAAATAGCTTTTGTCAGTGCAAGaggaatttttcttttttgaataaTTTAATGGTACAAAAATGATGTTTTTGTACGTTGAGCATATTGAGTTGTGCAGGATGGAAAAGAGTATTTGATTTGAGATTTTATCTTTCTAGAAGTTTGTGTATCCCTTACTTTGGATATAATTTGTAGTATATAAttaaaattagttattttatccGCGCTTCGCgcagttaatatatatatatatatatatataacccccctctctctactttctctctctctctcaaccaaccccctttgtaaacacttagttcatagcttagtttatagtttgtaAATCAAgttcaagaattaataaaagttttgaagttcatcttcagggccttgcttctcggcctacaaggtacatatttttattcttctttttagtatttttagtctctctccctagccgtgactatgtccggctaaacggattcatatctatgttgaagaactaatttctcttgcatattaaccatgaagaatccagactctttcaaaatataaagaaattttaatatagtttcttgatttggttccaagatggtggtacagtcggttctggtactactcttattggctttgccttagtggctacgtctagccagctgtgacattaaagcccgctgaagttgtcaaaagggctacctctttcacagttagaactgctagacacatgggctcagtaagagtatgtatcgggcttagacaggccccttgcttgggtaaatggatatagatccttccatacagtcattaaactataatagaatttccgtatatttcgaatccttattggtcgtgcggactaccgccaacctctaaagtgtactaaagcagctagatctggatggacgtgcggactaccgcccgcctacctagatcctggtgttaaatggtatcagagcctaggaattttcatggtaaatgtgtaatagatatgaaagattcaacatagatatgaagcttttggaatggatctgggagaaacaagtactaaaagtactagacttgaagaggtagatatacctcaaaaccttgatttattaaataaatggacaattcctaaagtttctataaaaaccatttatgattatggttggtttgataaactttcttctaaacaattgataaaaacgactgaacagtctttagcattaaattcgtctgaacagactattcgtttgttaaacaagcatgatatagatttatataaacatcattaccattatgtgcatattggtatggttcaaattgcatttaaacctttaacccttaaaggattaccagagacctttttagcagctcttagagatgctagaaatctgaatttcagacagtctctaatgggttcgatagaatctacagtggcctatggtccggtatattttaatactcaacccaatctgcaattatctctttctgatgttaatattcttgatgctttgactttaaatgtgaaaacgcatggttataattatgcgcctggttctgaacttatatgtctgtcctataggatttatttcaaactattatctactttgaatcctagatgtaagttatacgatacttcggatcagaccatattggtcgaaaccaattttgcaaagtccaaggttaccactaggagacctatcaggtgggaggaaattaattttccaactacatggactttaaattcagtcatatccccaagtcagattactaacgacttgtcaaatactgaattttcgcatgttactcaaaatccagatggtaggatttgtattcaatttgatgataagtctactatttataatagacattcattttctaatcatagacttctacctgctattcaacatatttcccctgttgaaccagtttacggtccagctcgcaatcgtgcggcttctttacacactattgctagtgataagcctgatcaaaaggttaaaagggttgaaagggttaagattaaccctcaaacaaatattgttcaagataatgacaatatttcagataaggatattccttctttatccgagatggatttcgaccccaataatatttaatgattccacaccaaattgattttagccccggttctcgggcccgtatttatattcaaaaggaattttttagtgaaaaatggaaccagtttaaaacatggttttttgatacttatagtaaagatGATTTAaataatatatctcaagaattttatgaagcttgtgccttgcataatcaaattatgtattttgttccttggtttataacaacttatttacctctttatataaaggtattagaaagatcttataaagacgggagtggtaatattactaaagcaatttatcctcctcaggctccctttattttacctaataatactggtattactttcactgcctttcaaaaatttattgatgataatgtggcagctattagtattgcagaaattaataaattgatttctcaaaacaattatttgggtttatatgttaaaattttaggagaacatattggttctcttgataaaaaacttgatgatttgactattttaataaaagaaatgggtactaagaaaggaccaactgatattgcctccacttcaggaaataaaacagttgatcaaaacattcttactcatattcaaagacctcctgagattcaggattttaaatttaaatctcttgatgacttagctcagcttttagataaaaagctttctggtttaaatattagacctattgatttatcaaaaaaatttgctgataaaatggagaccgtttctgattataaaactgagacttggtcagagtttaataaactcaaagggattgttaaacaaaatcataggtatgctgataaaccaagaatgcagacctattattatcctcgtcctactcctcaagatgtgttgattgaggaacgagactggaatcagactaatacgtcttataacggttccgaaatttatgaatggaatcttgatggtctaactgatagacaattaaccattctcgtacacttCTCATCGAAGTGTCTGATTTTTCGCACTGATCtagtgattggagcagatttcttttcaatccttctaagtattgatttatcaaatcaattttatctccgtcttggattgatattctccgagcaatatgtttaacagtgctttcttctaTTATCCTCTTTTGAGGGGCCGTTACATATAAATGGACTTGTGTTTTAatagaatctaataattcttgtccatataacgtctttgttttgggatcagtcttcatcaatttgtcccaaaaattattgtagaataccctatataaacaagggatttgttcttccgtataacctaattccggagtccatttatggatccaggggattgaaaattcaataaagaagtagatttgatcaattttttctaggtagcagatatgatctgcgtggtataactctgttaagaacggcgaagcttttgtccattctttgtataactttagAAATGGTTCGGGCAAAATCTTGGtagtaggaccgtggtatgaccaccagtttaaaaaccagttagggataggtcctgtaaatacctttgcgcatactttgataaaccaagtatgcttatgtctctcattgttataataaagcaccctatcaaatgcttgaatataatcccaataagtgaaattcataggtgatttattaaggcttatctgcctttctttcattgttgaaataccccattcttcaacagatataatctgtttgataatgacttttgaaaagttataaacattttcattcgtgttataacccgaaaagtgctggaattctgcactacctgtactgatcaggatagtttcataataggtgcgggttttatatgattcacccggatagtataatccattaatcagatatctctgaaatattttccacggttcttcttttctctgaatctcagagttttcaaggagaaatatcatttctctctttggtaacttttcatatgacttgatatcgtcattgtcttcctctttagcaattgaagcaaaagtatcactttgctttttggatgctaaataagcctgcagatgtccatataacggactatcttctggaatatcttccagatgtatagaatgtcctgaggattctcctgtatgcggcacctttgagtttatcaaactcttttttcctctttgtattactggagagtttgatgaggatccgtatgacgatccctgagaataagtcctactaggggaagatcttcccctacctctgcccctggtgacccatgaagggtccattctgcggaaattgcaaatcattattaattaaaaagtgattgcaaatcattattaattaaaaaggatagcataattctagtgctgatatcatcttgaccgaagggacacacattttcaattaactgaagaatatcaataacttcttgaaaattagagtgttcttcttcccttgttttaataatgttagccataataatatcaagtataacttcttg
Proteins encoded:
- the LOC104238102 gene encoding uncharacterized protein At5g39865-like, translated to MDHHHHNHNQTNNDFEYQEINKAKTSSKFNRSKTIHSPRNPIEFPEKTLYLYPSPPSIERNGSIKKLHCSPLGSMVGTSFKGKVKKLCSIFDSRKETHRPSIPKPQTKHSKSFNYNSCTLPGTEDRVVIYFTSIRGVRRTFEDCYTVKMIIGSYRVKADERDVSMHIAYRKELQTVMGEKNNVTLPQVFIKGKYIGGAEVIKQLNEIGELPKLLRGIPLRPIGYICEGCGDVRFLPCSNCDGSRKFFDEDEGQVRRCHVCNENGLVRCSLCCS